The stretch of DNA CTGAAAAGTTATATCTTGGCCTATTTTAAGAATGACGTCATTGACCTCACAATGAGGCGCACCCCAGCGCGGCGAAACTGAAAAATGGCGAAGCTGCATGATGACTCGATTGATGTGTTTCtgggagagtgagagaaagaaaggtgaGTTGCAATGTGACACGAATGCTGAActtgttgtatgtgtttgtttaccactttcttttttgttttacatgccACTCAATGGGAAAATGCTTCCGCTTGGACATGAAAAGTAACTTTTGTTATGCTATTTCGACCACGCAGTGTTCGCCATCTTAGAAAATCTCGTCATCATGTTCATGGCCTGTGCTGAGGCCTTCAATCTTTACCAAATCATTCTAAGCTTGACCGTGATAAGGACACATATTGTTAGATTTCGTACAGTCGACGGGCGAACGAATGTTCTTTTGAAGCGGAGATATGATTATGAACGTTCGGACATTTTCAAACTGAAGTCATTCAGTGATTCAATTTGCTGCTGTTTTGGGTTCCACACACGCCAGTTGTGGATAGTTTTATGTGCAAACAATCAGAGGCTCGTATATTGTTCATTTGAGAATAAATTCATATGATAACGATCATaatatataatattattatataTGGTAATACAAAACAAATCTGTTGAATTTACCTAGCCTCgtgtacacatttttttttacttatctGGAAGGAATACTGTTTGTGTTTCTTGCTTGTTAGAACTTAGAGGCACGCGttaattgaggtctaacgaatgacgtctcacaacgtgcgtggtcatccttggcggtcaagaaagccgccgcgatcattgcgcagacaaCACTTCTAAACCgacaatattttttgtgcgcatcacgtgctccacataaattgGCCGGaaacgtgcgtggtcgtccttggcggtcaagaaagctgGCTCGCTGGGGTGTTCAGTTCTTTTTggctcacctgagtaatcagtTAGTCTATGCATGGATTTAATGTACATCCATgggcatgcagtgttactgaaTAGACTGTCCGGCATATcaaaaaactttaacgttgggttttttttggacaTAATTTGATTTTGTCTTCGATAATGAGTGTAACGACAGAAAACGTTCATTAAATATGCTCATCAGAGCTCTGTTTTCAATAACCATCCAGCGCTATTTGTTCTAACCGTCACCTCTGGTTTAATCAACTTAAAATACATTTCAGAGCTTATACTAATACTAAGCATAATGTTGGGCTCAAAGTTAGCGGTGTGCTTTTACGTGGTAGTTAGTGATATTTGATATCTTTCGCTGTTATATAGTGTGAAGTACAAAGAAGTTAGGCATACAGTGACACTTTCAATCAGTTGTGCCACACATTGATAAAGATACATGCAACCTTATGAAAGAAACTATGCGCACCATAACAAATATGCCCAGGTTTATTGCTGTTATTAGTGTTAATGTGTTAAAGCATTCCCTGACTTGGCCAGCTATACCTAACATTTCCACCAAGCTGTTAAAGAACTGACTCAGGATATAAAAAGGGCAAAGCTCCACTTTTGATCAGCTTTAACTGAGCTTTGAGTTTGACAATCAAAATTATAATATTTACAATGGTTGCCCTTGAATGATGACTTTATAAATGATTTTTCTAGAGATTGACTGTCAACAGTTTTCCAATATGATAAAAAATGGTTTTCACTCAATGTTCACACAATGTTGACAGGTTGATATGTGTAGGTGTTACCTAAGTATTACATGCAGAAATATGTTCAATGATGTGTGTTTATCATTGTGAGTATGTGGAAAAGAACTTAACCTGTAATTTTTGATGACATGATGTGATGTGTTATGTTTGTGTTTAAGATTAATTCATTATAATATTTGAAATTATCCATCAGGCTAATTTGAAGCTGAGGAATATGGCGTTGGATCCTGGATACTTTGCTCACTATACCAGAGGGCAGTTCATGTTGCAGCTCTCTTTGTCAAACTTAAAGAAACATGGAAGCCTGACAACAAGCACAAGTTCTGGTAAGAAATTTACTCAGTTGATGTTCAGGGGATTTATTTtgaatacatgtatttagttttACTAGTACCAGCCATATATACAGGTTTGCAAGCTTAACTAAAGTCAAAGACCAGATCAGTGAATAGGATTCTTGTCGGTCATTGGTCACTTGACGCATAGAATTGTGAAATGACCGATTGATTTTTCAGTGAGCTGGTCATTGACTTTTCAATCAATCTGTCATCGAAATAAGCGATGACCAAAACAATTTTCTAAATGATCTAGATGTTGAATTTATGCTCAGTCGGTCAATGACCGATACAGTACTAAAATCAACCTAATTATTGCCAGATGTTTTGAATCATTTGCAAACCAGGAAGATATATAATATGTATTCAAATCAATAGATGAGCGTTTTCAATCCTAGCTTTATACTACAGAACAACATTAACAGATCACACATTAAAATCCTTGAAACTCGACATGTGAAGATTCATGAAAAATAACGAACGATCATGTATAGTAACAACTAACATTAACAATATTTAGAGTATGTatccggcacggttggcctagtggtaaggcgtccgccccgtgatcgggaggtcgtgggatcgaaccccggccgggtcatacctaagactttaaaattggcaatctagtggctgctccgcctggcgtctggcattgtggggttagtgctaggactggttggtccggtgtcagaataatgtgactgggtgagacatggagcaggggctcacatccacgtcggacatcggacatacacggatattttttccaaatgtcctatacatttttcatgcaagaggacatatgtcctattgtttttgtcacaaaggggttattgtccgattatgctttcatttgatctgGAAACTGTCActactttccaatttacagtagtttgatttgctacgatgtgtctctccaagcagacaaAACCATGCTGTTAGTGTCCGTTTTGTTGCGAGACAAAAAAGGTCCTATTAATTTTTTTccgggacaaatgtcctatcgcttttacattgtccaggacatttgtcctatgccatctctcatggatgtgagcccctgatggagcctgtgctgcgacttctgtcttgtgtgtggcgcacgttatatgtcaaagcagcaccgccctgatatggctcttcgtggtcggctgggcgataagcaaacaaacaaacaaacaaaaaagagtaTGTATATGAGCGCTCAAACTCGAAAGAGCTTTACCCAACAAAACAATTCAGTCAGGGCGTTTTCTTCAAAAAGCATGAATGGATTACAAGGGCATCCTTATATTAGATACATAATATGGTCACTTGAAATCTACCAGATTAACTGagaattgtttttcttctctgctTGTTTACAAAGTTTAAACTTTTGaaagttgtttttaaatcaccATTGTAACCAGTTCAGTGTGCATTTTCTCTGTACAGATAAGTCCAGTATCTCCAGAATACTCACCACTCCTCAGACATTAGAGGTATGTCAGTgctcttttctttttgtcattttgtATTACTATTAGTGTCTACTTCCTTCTTCTTGTAGAATTGATTTGCTACTGACTATAGACAAATATGGTACATTACATTCCTTATTCTTCAATCAATCCTCAATATAGACATTGGTAGGTGGTCTGTGGTTTAAAGCCAGCTATGTTGATACCCCAGAGAAGTCTGTTACACCACCATTGCGCTTGTGTGCTTCAAGCTTGCGATATTAGTAcatccgtttttgtgtgtgttgtgaaggCTCTGTGGTTTACACCTATCAACATCGTTtgctgttactgttactgttagtgggTATTACAAAGAGGTTAGGCAGACAGGGACACTTGCAATCAGTTGTGCCACTTATTGATAAAGATGCATGCAGCCTTATGAAAGAAACTATGCGCACCATAACAAATATGCCCAGGTTTATTGTTCATTTGCTGTTATAGTTTTTATGGCCAGCTACCTAACATTTCGACAAAGCTTTTAAAGAACAAACTCAGGATATGATTATAACAAGGGCAAAGCTCCACCTTTGATCAGCTTTTAGCTTTGTTTGACAAACAAGATTTTTATATTTACAATGGTTGCCCTAATGATGACTTTACAATTGATTTTTGTAGAGATTGACTGTCAAAAGTTTTCCAATATGTTGTAAAATGGTTTCCACTCAATGTTGACAAGTGGACATGTGTAGGTGTTACTGTTACATGCAGAAATCTGTTCAATGatgtgtgtttatgagtgtgtggaAAAGAACATAACCTgtaatttttgtttcagaatgaAAACTACTGCCCGGAGAATGAGACAGTAGCTTCTTCAATCTCAGTGGACTACCCTCTCCTTCAACCAAGCAACCAGAAGACTTTATATGATCAAGGTACATGATTTTCCTCCGCTCCTACTTGAAGTTGaacatttctgtttttgttagttCTGCCTCTGATCTCTACAATATGCATGTCATGAGCAATGAACTGTTGTGTTGCTTGTTATCAGTAATatcactcttcttcttcttggtttaaacaaaactttattcaattttaatcatgacaagaacaatgcatggatgattacatactcaagcatataatgcttattttaagcaatcatagtaattacaaaacaaaggttagcatgatggcggaataagtacatttatagctcctttcaggaaacgaaaaacaaaacaaaagacaaaacagatacacaaacaagcagaaaatgggaaggggttggtgatacaggaggtggggaaagggcagctagctagtagctagcttaagggaaaaagaagaagaagaagaagacttggagtgccaatatttgaggggattttttcaattgtaataagtgcacataagacactcgcacaaagttaatgcgtattgtgatcagaggaaaagtcactacattgcgcataaatcgagacataattgataagtcggaaaacaacaaaagaacatgagagaggttatggggaaaaatttgtcaggcagcatgttgcatgacagtgtctaataaatgtaatgagtgaagtatagaggctcatttacggaacctgcccgtctgtctaatatagtcctTCCGGATAAGTAGCCAGTGAAAATCTTGAAGTGTAGCAACCTCTGTTTACTTTTTCAAATGGCTTTTATAAGTACTTCAAATCTGTGTTATATGTTATTGGGATATCACACACCCTGAGGCGCCAAACGTGGCCGAGTGAAGTGGAGCTCCGCGAAAAGCTGTGGGGGACAGTGGCATCACTGCGGCTGACTGCGGGATTTGCACTCAACACTGGACTGGACATCTAGACGTATGgccgggaacgtagaagaagaagaagattgggaTATCATAATTATAAGCTTTCCAGCCCTGTTTGTCTCATTGCTAGTtttcatttaatttgttaaCAGAGACCTACAGACCAGTCTTGAACCCAGCAGCAGAAAGCAGGTCAGAGGTATCATCGACTGCGATAGCAGACAGGTCCTCAGCAACATCAGCAGAAAGCAGATCAAATGTTGACAGCCTGCCCTTAGTAAGTGTTGATTTTGTTACTGATATACTGTAGTACCTGCAAAGTATACGGGTCTCGATGAACCCACTTTTTGAGCTGTTTTTCAAACAAACTTTGCAGGTAGGATTAGGTGCATATCAGCATATTGTGTGCCAAGCTTGGTTGACAAATATTTAGCGATTCATGATTTATTAGCGATTTTTCAGTACACAAtcagggatgttgccacaaattcatacctataggacaaatgccctgagctcttcggcatcaataggacatttgactgctttcagacatttcaataggacattataattgtgtacaaaacacaaaattatcatgtgcaaacacacatatcagtacatgcaccaacattgtgtgcaggacacacacaaaagagaaacAACTAAAAAACGACCAAAAACTTCAGCACTATCAAATATCgtgctgtccgaaggaatggagttttTATCGGACCATGACCgcgctcagttgaaaacgataggacatctgaccgcaaTGCGTTTATATGAATTGGACATTTGAGCCTtgtaatcggtctatgtccgatgtccgacgcctaaccaCATCCCTGCACAATATGCTGATATGCACCTAAACCTACCTGCAAAGTTTGGTCGAAATATACCGGTCTCGATGAACCCACTTTTTGTG from Littorina saxatilis isolate snail1 linkage group LG13, US_GU_Lsax_2.0, whole genome shotgun sequence encodes:
- the LOC138945323 gene encoding uncharacterized protein — encoded protein: MALDPGYFAHYTRGQFMLQLSLSNLKKHGSLTTSTSSDKSSISRILTTPQTLENENYCPENETVASSISVDYPLLQPSNQKTLYDQETYRPVLNPAAESRSEVSSTAIADRSSATSAESRSNVDSLPLDEDYCPDTESETGASSISGLSSP